In Hymenobacter sublimis, a single genomic region encodes these proteins:
- a CDS encoding flavin monoamine oxidase family protein: protein MQTDILIIGAGAAGLLAARNLARAGRSVRLLEGRNRPGGRVYSSDAGGFSRPVESGAEFLHGDVPLTRQLLQEAGIAYLDTAGINYEVAQGQTQPAESFFDDLPLLLEKLHALPHDMALAEFLEQYFPGEEYYLMREQVTRFAEGYDAADAHRASAFALREEWSGNGAEDSPRPEGGYSRLIAWLVQQAQAAGVHLELSCPVTALHWQPSQVRATSAEGRHFTAARALLTVPLGIWQAEAGQPGYLRLEPELPAHRAAARALGFGPVIKVLLEFTTPLWEHASAQVSRPLPDLGFLFSDASLPTWWSQLPDPSPVLTGWLAGPAAHQRRLTSDDDLLAEALASLAYLLGTTPAFLQEHVRAHRIVNWAADPLALGAYAYATLGAPEARATLATPLADTLFIAGEGVYDGPYIGTVEAALVSGAKAAEQLLQRP from the coding sequence ATGCAAACCGACATACTGATTATTGGGGCCGGAGCTGCCGGGCTGCTGGCGGCCCGGAACCTAGCCCGGGCCGGACGTTCAGTCAGGCTGCTGGAGGGTCGTAACCGCCCCGGCGGCCGCGTGTACAGCTCCGACGCCGGTGGGTTTTCCCGGCCGGTGGAAAGCGGGGCCGAGTTCTTGCACGGCGACGTTCCCCTGACCCGACAGCTCCTCCAGGAAGCGGGTATTGCCTACCTCGACACCGCCGGCATCAACTATGAAGTAGCCCAGGGCCAGACCCAGCCCGCCGAAAGCTTCTTCGACGACTTGCCCCTGCTGCTGGAAAAGCTACACGCCCTTCCCCACGACATGGCGCTGGCCGAGTTTCTGGAGCAGTATTTTCCGGGCGAGGAGTACTACCTGATGCGCGAGCAGGTAACCCGGTTTGCAGAAGGCTACGACGCCGCCGATGCCCACCGTGCCAGTGCCTTCGCCCTGCGCGAGGAATGGAGCGGCAACGGGGCCGAAGACTCTCCGCGGCCGGAGGGCGGGTATAGCCGCTTGATAGCCTGGCTGGTACAGCAAGCCCAGGCGGCCGGGGTGCACCTGGAGTTGAGCTGCCCCGTAACTGCGTTGCACTGGCAGCCGAGCCAGGTTCGGGCTACTAGCGCGGAGGGGCGGCACTTTACCGCCGCGCGGGCGCTGCTCACCGTTCCGCTGGGCATCTGGCAGGCCGAGGCGGGCCAGCCGGGCTACCTCCGTCTGGAGCCTGAACTGCCGGCGCACCGGGCTGCGGCCCGCGCCCTGGGCTTTGGCCCCGTTATCAAGGTGCTGCTGGAGTTCACTACGCCACTTTGGGAGCACGCCTCGGCGCAAGTAAGCCGCCCGCTTCCTGACCTGGGTTTTCTTTTTTCCGACGCCTCCCTCCCTACTTGGTGGAGCCAGTTGCCCGACCCGAGTCCGGTGCTTACCGGCTGGCTGGCCGGTCCGGCGGCGCACCAGCGTCGCTTAACTTCTGACGATGATTTGCTGGCTGAAGCTCTGGCCTCGTTGGCTTACCTGCTGGGCACTACCCCCGCCTTCCTGCAAGAACATGTGCGGGCCCACCGCATTGTCAACTGGGCAGCCGATCCACTGGCGTTGGGGGCCTATGCTTACGCTACGCTAGGAGCTCCGGAAGCCCGCGCTACCCTAGCCACGCCACTTGCTGATACTCTGTTTATTGCGGGTGAAGGCGTGTACGATGGTCCGTACATCGGAACTGTGGAGGCAGCACTGGTTAGCGGGGCGAAAGCCGCCGAGCAGCTGTTACAGCGGCCGTAG
- the asnA gene encoding aspartate--ammonia ligase: MSAQDLLKTEEAISFVKETFAKELSAQLQLSKVSSPIAVLDGTGINDDLNGIERPVGFPIKALDERRAVVVHSLAKWKRVRLQELGIEAGRGLLTDMRALRPDEDYSPIHSIYVDQWDWEKHISPEQRTPAFLKATVERIYEALKTTEARVAAEYPEITPVLPGKITFLHAEDLLRQYPTLTPKQREHEVVKQYGAVFLVGIGHELSHGEPHDGRAPDYDDWSTETEEGYRGLNGDILLWHPVLQTSFEVSSMGIRVDKHALVRQLALRGCEDRQELAFHARLLKDELPQSIGGGIGQSRVCMFMLRKGHIGEVQVSIWPEAVRTELAGAGVGLL; the protein is encoded by the coding sequence ATGAGCGCCCAGGATTTATTGAAAACCGAAGAGGCAATTTCCTTTGTAAAGGAAACCTTCGCTAAAGAACTCAGCGCCCAACTGCAGCTCAGCAAGGTATCGTCGCCGATTGCTGTGCTGGACGGTACGGGTATCAACGACGACCTGAACGGCATTGAGCGCCCCGTAGGTTTTCCCATCAAAGCCCTGGACGAGCGCCGGGCGGTAGTGGTGCATTCCTTGGCCAAGTGGAAGCGGGTGCGCCTGCAGGAGTTGGGCATTGAGGCCGGCCGGGGCCTGCTCACCGACATGCGCGCCCTACGCCCCGATGAGGACTACTCGCCCATTCACTCTATTTACGTGGATCAGTGGGACTGGGAAAAGCACATCAGCCCTGAGCAGCGCACGCCGGCCTTCCTGAAGGCCACCGTGGAGCGCATTTACGAAGCCCTGAAAACCACAGAAGCGCGCGTAGCGGCCGAATACCCGGAAATTACGCCCGTGCTACCGGGCAAAATCACCTTCCTGCACGCCGAGGACCTGCTTCGGCAATACCCTACCCTCACGCCTAAGCAGCGGGAGCATGAGGTTGTAAAACAATATGGCGCCGTGTTCCTGGTGGGCATTGGCCACGAGCTAAGCCACGGTGAGCCCCACGACGGCCGCGCCCCCGACTACGACGATTGGAGCACCGAAACCGAAGAAGGCTACCGCGGCCTCAACGGCGACATTCTGCTCTGGCACCCCGTCCTGCAAACGTCCTTCGAGGTATCATCGATGGGGATTCGGGTGGATAAGCACGCGCTGGTGCGGCAACTGGCCCTGCGCGGCTGTGAGGACCGGCAGGAATTGGCCTTTCATGCGCGGCTGCTGAAAGATGAGCTGCCCCAGAGCATAGGCGGGGGCATTGGGCAGAGCCGGGTGTGCATGTTTATGCTGCGGAAAGGCCACATTGGAGAAGTACAGGTAAGCATCTGGCCGGAGGCCGTACGCACCGAGCTGGCCGGAGCGGGTGTCGGGCTGCTGTAA
- a CDS encoding PD-(D/E)XK nuclease-like domain-containing protein: MTDSTTTAARPDLLRIPYDDYRALPAIANSDLSRLRDALNGRPPRPHDSVGGALGLGTAFHTAILEPDLYQPGQPGINDTLIWWMVDGVKLNPEVNALLEQGIPEPSCIFTEPLTDTLCKLRADLVVDQPGQPYTIVDFKTTMARDHNHFVEQCTQYDYDRQAAFYADALHADRFLLIGVQKVEPFKVFVYEVPPLMRNEGRAKYLRLLKLLQPEAPVPVSVVQAVRDVRNALNGTE; this comes from the coding sequence GTGACTGATTCCACTACTACCGCCGCCCGCCCCGACCTACTGCGCATTCCCTACGACGACTACCGCGCCCTGCCGGCTATTGCCAACTCCGACCTTTCGCGCCTGCGTGATGCCCTCAATGGTCGCCCCCCGCGCCCCCACGATTCGGTGGGCGGGGCCCTTGGCTTAGGTACGGCCTTCCACACCGCCATTCTGGAGCCCGACCTGTACCAGCCTGGTCAGCCCGGTATCAATGACACCCTGATCTGGTGGATGGTGGATGGGGTGAAGCTTAACCCCGAGGTGAATGCCCTGCTCGAGCAAGGAATTCCGGAGCCCAGCTGCATTTTCACCGAGCCCCTGACTGACACCCTGTGCAAGCTGCGCGCCGACCTAGTTGTGGACCAGCCGGGTCAGCCCTACACCATCGTGGACTTTAAGACTACCATGGCCCGCGACCATAACCACTTCGTGGAGCAGTGCACCCAGTATGACTACGACCGCCAGGCCGCGTTTTACGCCGACGCCCTGCACGCCGACCGGTTTCTGCTGATTGGGGTGCAGAAGGTGGAGCCGTTCAAGGTGTTTGTGTACGAAGTGCCCCCACTGATGCGCAATGAAGGCCGGGCCAAGTACCTGCGCCTGCTCAAGCTATTGCAACCCGAGGCTCCGGTGCCGGTTTCCGTAGTGCAAGCCGTGCGTGATGTACGCAATGCCTTGAACGGCACAGAGTAA
- a CDS encoding NADP(+)-dependent, decarboxylating phosphogluconate dehydrogenase encodes MSKTQIGVIGLGKMGAGLARQAAEKGYPIVGLDIHPRPDLKTENLRVVGSIEELVNKLKRPRKVFLYIPAGAAVDGLIQQLLPHLEPGDIIVDGGNSYWGDSIRRAARLREQGLHFLDCGTSGGPGGARTGACYMVGGAPEAVEQLREFFVDTSVPGGFLHTGVAGTGHYVKLVHNGIEFGMLQAIGEGMGLLTHFREKLDISAILGLWNNGSVVRSWLVELMKKTYDEEAGFNVPSYIEDTGEVNWLVADALHMEVPIPVISQSVMQLFTSRDKEPTWAKAIAMMRHGFGGHPYGEDKGLQRERQYGRVGEYEMPEETGERADQQPTGQQ; translated from the coding sequence ATGAGCAAAACGCAAATTGGGGTCATTGGCCTCGGCAAAATGGGCGCGGGGCTGGCCCGCCAGGCCGCTGAAAAAGGCTACCCCATCGTGGGCCTCGATATTCATCCCCGGCCCGATCTGAAAACCGAAAACCTGCGGGTAGTTGGCAGCATCGAGGAGCTAGTGAACAAGCTGAAGCGCCCACGCAAAGTATTTCTCTACATCCCGGCCGGCGCGGCCGTCGACGGCCTGATTCAGCAGTTGCTACCCCACCTGGAACCCGGCGACATCATCGTGGACGGAGGCAATTCCTACTGGGGCGACTCCATCCGGCGGGCAGCGCGCCTGCGCGAGCAGGGCCTGCATTTCCTGGACTGCGGCACCAGCGGCGGCCCCGGTGGAGCCCGCACGGGAGCCTGCTACATGGTGGGCGGCGCGCCGGAAGCCGTGGAGCAGCTGCGCGAGTTTTTCGTGGATACCTCGGTGCCGGGCGGCTTTCTGCACACGGGCGTGGCCGGCACGGGCCACTACGTAAAGCTGGTGCACAACGGCATCGAATTCGGCATGCTACAGGCCATTGGGGAAGGTATGGGCCTGCTTACTCACTTCCGCGAAAAGCTCGACATCAGCGCTATTTTGGGCTTATGGAACAACGGCTCAGTGGTGCGCTCCTGGCTGGTGGAACTCATGAAAAAGACCTACGATGAAGAGGCTGGCTTCAACGTGCCCAGCTACATTGAGGACACCGGCGAGGTGAACTGGCTGGTGGCCGACGCCCTGCACATGGAAGTGCCCATTCCCGTCATCTCCCAGTCGGTGATGCAGCTGTTCACTTCCCGCGACAAAGAACCAACCTGGGCCAAAGCCATTGCCATGATGCGCCACGGCTTCGGCGGGCACCCGTACGGCGAAGACAAGGGCCTGCAGCGGGAGCGGCAGTACGGCCGGGTAGGGGAATACGAAATGCCCGAAGAAACCGGTGAGCGAGCTGACCAGCAACCCACCGGCCAGCAGTAG